The Pyrococcus horikoshii OT3 genome includes a window with the following:
- a CDS encoding LSm family protein: MESLLEKVLTEWKGHKVAVTVGSEHSFTGILEDFDGETMLLRDVVDFLGNKGKAMLVSLDDVSWVMLID; encoded by the coding sequence ATGGAGAGCTTGCTTGAAAAAGTTCTCACAGAATGGAAGGGGCATAAGGTAGCCGTAACCGTTGGTAGCGAGCACTCATTTACTGGTATCCTCGAGGACTTTGACGGTGAAACGATGTTATTGAGGGATGTAGTTGATTTCCTGGGGAATAAGGGAAAAGCTATGCTGGTCTCTTTAGACGATGTAAGTTGGGTGATGCTAATTGATTAG
- a CDS encoding THUMP domain-containing protein translates to MKFIATCPPGREGEAILELEWGIEAKVRRTRWGGVLIGETELNKEEVFKRLQSFETFALQKIIPIDLFIPLEKLNDVIGEIATKIPKGKSFAVRAKVRGAKIGEKSLEIEIGGLIKRITGNPVNLENPEYLLIIEVLGKKAGVALIKPDDIIKLEVKP, encoded by the coding sequence ATGAAATTCATAGCAACCTGCCCCCCAGGAAGAGAAGGAGAAGCTATACTCGAACTCGAGTGGGGGATAGAAGCTAAGGTAAGGAGAACCCGATGGGGAGGAGTATTAATAGGAGAGACTGAACTCAACAAGGAAGAGGTGTTTAAAAGGCTACAATCCTTCGAAACGTTTGCCCTTCAGAAGATTATTCCTATAGATTTGTTCATACCATTAGAGAAGCTTAACGATGTGATAGGGGAGATAGCAACGAAGATTCCTAAGGGAAAAAGCTTCGCCGTCAGGGCCAAAGTTAGAGGCGCCAAAATTGGAGAGAAAAGCCTTGAAATTGAAATTGGGGGATTAATAAAGCGAATTACGGGGAATCCAGTTAACCTAGAAAATCCAGAGTACCTCCTCATAATAGAGGTTCTGGGGAAAAAAGCTGGAGTAGCGCTAATAAAACCAGATGATATTATAAAGCTAGAAGTTAAACCTTAA
- the mobB gene encoding molybdopterin-guanine dinucleotide biosynthesis protein B, protein MRAMAFVGFKKSGKTTTIEKVARVLKEKGYRVAIVKSMHSEFDRPGTDTWKFSRIADSVLVHAKDTDALLFKAKDINALFSMISSDVVLIEGFKSIKHVPKVICARSEDEVRELNDGLAIAVSGVIASQGVKEVDGLPVIDGTREPEKLAELVLKRGFMLPNIDCGLCGFNCEQMAKLIVKGEKSVNDCVVLSSRPKVIIKIDGQPLYLKDWVQELVEKTIKGMLSAMKGYREGKRIEIIING, encoded by the coding sequence ATTAGGGCCATGGCCTTTGTAGGATTCAAGAAGAGTGGTAAAACGACGACGATAGAGAAGGTTGCCAGGGTTCTGAAGGAGAAGGGCTATAGGGTTGCGATAGTTAAGAGCATGCATTCGGAATTCGACAGGCCAGGGACTGATACTTGGAAATTTTCCAGGATCGCGGATTCAGTTTTGGTTCATGCTAAGGATACGGATGCCTTACTCTTCAAGGCTAAAGACATAAACGCATTATTCTCCATGATCTCATCTGATGTAGTGCTGATAGAGGGGTTTAAGTCGATAAAGCATGTCCCTAAGGTGATATGTGCAAGGTCCGAGGATGAAGTAAGGGAGCTCAACGATGGTTTAGCAATAGCCGTCAGCGGCGTGATAGCTTCCCAGGGGGTTAAGGAAGTTGATGGTTTACCAGTTATAGATGGGACAAGAGAACCAGAGAAGCTTGCTGAACTCGTGCTTAAGCGAGGCTTTATGTTACCCAATATAGATTGCGGACTTTGCGGCTTTAACTGTGAGCAGATGGCTAAATTAATAGTTAAAGGTGAGAAAAGCGTTAACGATTGTGTCGTTTTAAGTTCAAGACCTAAGGTTATAATAAAGATAGATGGGCAACCTCTCTACCTGAAAGACTGGGTTCAAGAGCTCGTTGAGAAGACAATAAAGGGAATGCTCTCAGCGATGAAGGGGTATAGGGAAGGAAAGAGAATTGAGATAATAATAAATGGCTAA
- the fba gene encoding class I fructose-bisphosphate aldolase → MEALQNLGIRRRLKRFFRRDGRALIFAMDHGFEHGPTDFEPVWEHVNPKVIIRKVVRAGIDGVMMLPGIARIAGDEVKPDVGLMIKLTSKTNLRPKPDQLLQSQLAYVEDAIKLGADAIAATVYWGSPQEDTMIRQFAEIASYAHDLGYPVVQFAYPRGPYIDEKYGKKEDYRVVMYGARAAAESGADMIKTYWTGSKETFAKVVEAAAGVPVLMSGGAKTDNPLDFLKVVWEVIEAGGSGAVVGRNIFQRENPESMIRALIRVIHRNEDPEEAAKAEGLI, encoded by the coding sequence ATGGAAGCCCTTCAAAATCTCGGTATAAGGAGGAGGCTAAAGAGGTTCTTTAGGAGGGATGGTAGGGCTCTGATATTTGCAATGGATCACGGATTTGAACATGGGCCTACAGATTTCGAACCTGTTTGGGAGCACGTTAATCCCAAGGTAATTATAAGGAAAGTTGTAAGGGCCGGGATAGATGGAGTAATGATGCTCCCAGGAATTGCAAGAATTGCGGGAGATGAAGTTAAGCCTGACGTTGGATTAATGATAAAGCTGACTAGCAAAACGAACCTAAGGCCAAAGCCCGATCAACTTCTCCAAAGCCAGCTTGCCTATGTTGAGGATGCAATAAAGCTAGGCGCAGATGCCATAGCCGCAACCGTTTACTGGGGTTCTCCCCAGGAGGATACAATGATAAGACAGTTCGCCGAGATAGCGAGCTATGCCCACGATCTAGGTTACCCAGTTGTGCAGTTCGCATATCCAAGGGGGCCCTATATTGATGAAAAGTATGGAAAGAAAGAAGACTACAGGGTAGTGATGTACGGGGCTAGGGCCGCGGCCGAGAGCGGGGCCGATATGATAAAAACTTACTGGACAGGCTCAAAGGAAACATTCGCAAAGGTAGTAGAGGCCGCAGCGGGAGTTCCCGTCCTCATGAGCGGAGGAGCAAAAACGGATAATCCATTAGATTTCCTAAAGGTTGTTTGGGAGGTTATAGAGGCCGGAGGATCTGGAGCAGTCGTTGGAAGGAATATTTTCCAGAGAGAAAATCCTGAATCAATGATAAGAGCACTAATAAGGGTAATCCACAGGAACGAAGATCCGGAAGAGGCCGCAAAAGCTGAGGGCCTCATTTAG
- the queC gene encoding 7-cyano-7-deazaguanine synthase QueC, which yields MKRGVVLFSGGLDSTACLYWAKRHYDEVIMLTINYGSREESVMNKVAEFFSKELKIPLKIIRVNFLNEFSKLSGSALVEGNVPRVSASELEVIERAKETARSVWVPARNLVLISIAASLLDALGGGDIIVGFNKEEGETFPDNTKEFVERVNKALEYATMNKVRVVAPLIELDKRGIARLLKELGAKYEYSNSCYDPKGFTEDGKPIHCGRCESCVRRHRGLMEGIGEDKTVYLVTPKL from the coding sequence ATGAAAAGGGGAGTGGTTCTGTTTTCTGGGGGATTAGATTCAACGGCCTGTCTTTACTGGGCTAAGAGGCATTATGATGAAGTAATAATGTTGACTATAAATTACGGAAGTAGGGAAGAGAGCGTAATGAATAAAGTTGCTGAATTCTTTTCAAAGGAGCTTAAAATTCCTTTAAAGATAATTAGGGTTAATTTCCTTAACGAGTTCTCTAAACTCTCTGGAAGCGCATTGGTGGAAGGAAATGTTCCCAGGGTTTCAGCTAGCGAATTGGAAGTAATTGAGAGGGCCAAAGAAACTGCAAGGAGTGTATGGGTTCCCGCTAGAAATTTAGTTTTGATAAGTATTGCTGCTTCCCTTCTCGATGCCCTTGGAGGTGGAGATATAATAGTTGGCTTCAACAAGGAGGAAGGTGAAACTTTTCCTGATAATACAAAGGAATTTGTCGAAAGGGTTAACAAGGCCTTAGAATATGCGACTATGAATAAGGTTAGGGTCGTCGCCCCCCTCATAGAACTTGATAAAAGGGGAATAGCGAGACTTCTTAAGGAGCTTGGAGCAAAGTACGAGTACTCGAACTCTTGCTATGATCCTAAGGGTTTCACTGAAGATGGTAAGCCCATTCACTGTGGAAGGTGTGAGAGTTGCGTTAGAAGGCATAGGGGGCTAATGGAGGGTATAGGGGAGGATAAAACTGTTTACCTTGTAACGCCAAAGCTTTAA
- the speB gene encoding agmatinase, whose product MLLYTYRSFDMELPTVDIKDADYIILGLPFDGTTSYKPGARFGPVLIRQATLNLESYILDYDIDIAELKIADAGDVALPVSIEDAIKVAVETIKEVRSINPRALPIFLGGEHSMTYPPVKVLEPKSYVVFDAHLDLRDSYQGSRFNHACVARRIHEMGVKVAIFGVRSGTREEVMFASQSGIEWVHARDYNFDAFVDLVSSLPEPVYVSIDVDVFDLPLVPETGTPEPGGLGFWEVIEALEWLTKRKKVAGFDIMEVSGDRLGNSTSITAAKLLFYVIGMSAR is encoded by the coding sequence ATGCTACTTTACACGTATCGCTCATTCGACATGGAACTCCCAACGGTGGATATCAAAGATGCTGACTACATAATCCTGGGATTACCATTTGATGGTACCACAAGCTATAAACCAGGAGCAAGATTCGGGCCAGTACTAATTAGGCAGGCTACCCTAAATCTTGAAAGTTACATCTTAGATTATGATATTGACATTGCAGAATTGAAAATTGCCGATGCGGGGGATGTAGCACTACCGGTGAGCATAGAAGATGCGATAAAGGTAGCAGTTGAAACCATTAAAGAAGTTAGAAGTATTAACCCTAGAGCACTACCAATCTTCCTGGGAGGAGAGCATTCAATGACTTACCCACCAGTTAAAGTCCTCGAACCTAAAAGCTACGTTGTTTTCGATGCTCATCTAGACTTAAGGGATTCCTATCAAGGGTCGAGGTTTAATCATGCATGCGTTGCGAGGAGAATACACGAAATGGGGGTAAAGGTTGCAATATTTGGGGTTAGGAGTGGAACTAGAGAAGAGGTCATGTTTGCAAGTCAGAGTGGAATAGAATGGGTTCACGCTAGGGATTACAATTTTGACGCATTCGTTGATTTAGTTTCATCTCTTCCCGAACCGGTTTACGTTTCCATAGATGTGGATGTCTTTGATCTTCCCTTAGTTCCAGAAACTGGAACGCCGGAACCTGGAGGGCTTGGATTCTGGGAGGTCATAGAGGCCCTAGAATGGCTCACCAAAAGAAAGAAGGTAGCAGGTTTCGATATAATGGAAGTATCTGGAGATAGATTGGGAAACTCAACCTCGATAACCGCGGCTAAGCTCCTCTTCTATGTAATAGGTATGAGTGCTAGGTGA
- a CDS encoding TrmB family transcriptional regulator sugar-binding domain-containing protein, whose translation MDKYKLVVTLIIIIALGGIILTKVAKHYEGGEIYEAANDAMNLLSKGFNVSVEVITVDGRKISGEVFSAKGSEITIIVNGTKVSVGGPSATREEIKAKYIKVITRGKVYVYEVPGTEDSGKPFFRYEKYRTKDTYSMRFSGLIYIENISLIEVGKLKYSADYLTFGSITIKEIHGNNAIIWANYVPIEILEEHLKGKRVFYYGTLYVNSEKRTLPLRLIEVRAP comes from the coding sequence ATGGACAAGTACAAGCTCGTAGTAACATTAATTATTATAATAGCGCTTGGTGGAATTATACTAACAAAAGTAGCAAAACATTATGAAGGTGGAGAGATTTATGAAGCCGCAAATGATGCTATGAATTTATTATCTAAGGGATTTAACGTCTCAGTGGAGGTAATTACAGTCGACGGTAGGAAAATTTCTGGAGAGGTATTCTCAGCAAAAGGATCAGAGATAACTATAATTGTGAACGGAACTAAGGTTTCAGTGGGAGGACCCTCGGCCACGAGGGAGGAAATCAAGGCAAAGTATATTAAAGTCATAACTAGGGGGAAGGTTTACGTATACGAAGTCCCTGGAACGGAAGACAGCGGAAAACCATTCTTTAGATACGAAAAATACAGGACCAAGGATACCTATTCGATGAGGTTCAGCGGGTTGATATACATAGAGAACATCTCCCTCATAGAGGTTGGAAAGCTGAAATATTCCGCTGATTATTTGACTTTTGGCTCAATCACGATAAAAGAGATCCACGGAAATAATGCTATAATCTGGGCCAACTACGTTCCAATAGAAATTTTAGAGGAGCATCTAAAAGGTAAGAGGGTGTTCTACTACGGAACATTATATGTAAACTCAGAGAAAAGAACTCTACCCCTCAGGCTCATTGAGGTGAGAGCTCCATGA